In the genome of Macellibacteroides fermentans, one region contains:
- the era gene encoding GTPase Era, which yields MEKKHKSGFVNIVGNPNVGKSTLMNILVGERVSIITSKAQTTRHRILGIVNTDDMQIVYSDTPGVLTPNYKLQESMLNFSNSALGDADVLLYVTDVVETVDKNEAFLQKVQNIDCPVLLIINKIDLSNQADLEKMVALWKELLPKAEIIPVSAQSKFNVDYIKRRIEDLMPESPPYFEKDALTDKPARFFVTEIIREKILLYYQKEIPYACEVVVELFKEEAELIHIKSLIIVERDSQKGIIIGHQGQALKKVGAMARKDIERFFGKKVFLEMFVKVEKDWRNRDNLLRNFGYQLD from the coding sequence ATGGAAAAAAAGCATAAATCTGGTTTCGTAAATATCGTTGGTAACCCAAATGTGGGTAAGTCCACATTAATGAATATTCTGGTGGGCGAGCGTGTGTCTATCATTACGTCTAAAGCGCAGACTACACGTCACCGTATCCTGGGAATCGTTAATACCGACGATATGCAGATTGTATATTCGGACACGCCCGGCGTGCTAACTCCCAATTACAAGCTGCAGGAATCTATGCTTAACTTTTCAAATTCAGCCCTTGGGGATGCCGATGTATTATTGTATGTAACGGACGTCGTTGAGACGGTAGACAAAAATGAAGCGTTCCTTCAGAAGGTTCAGAATATAGACTGTCCGGTTCTGTTGATTATTAATAAGATTGATCTTAGCAACCAGGCCGACCTGGAAAAGATGGTTGCTCTCTGGAAAGAACTTCTTCCAAAGGCAGAAATAATTCCTGTATCGGCTCAGTCAAAGTTTAACGTTGACTATATCAAACGCCGTATCGAGGATTTGATGCCTGAATCTCCTCCTTATTTTGAAAAAGATGCGCTTACAGATAAGCCTGCGCGTTTTTTTGTAACGGAAATCATACGAGAAAAGATCCTTCTCTACTATCAAAAAGAGATTCCCTATGCCTGCGAAGTGGTGGTGGAGCTCTTTAAAGAAGAGGCGGAGCTGATTCATATCAAGTCGTTGATTATCGTAGAACGCGATTCGCAGAAGGGAATTATCATTGGTCATCAGGGCCAGGCACTAAAGAAGGTGGGTGCGATGGCCAGAAAAGACATCGAACGCTTTTTTGGTAAGAAGGTTTTTCTGGAAATGTTCGTTAAAGTGGAAAAGGATTGGAGAAACCGTGATAACTTGTTGCGAAACTTTGGTTATCAGCTGGATTAA
- a CDS encoding beta-ketoacyl-ACP synthase III: MDKINAVITGIGGFVPEDVLTNSDISKMVDTSEEWIMTRVGIKERRILRGEGLGTSYMGIQAVNQLFKKTGVKPEEIEVLLCATTTPDYHFPTSASIIAYNTGCNNAFTFDVQGACAGFLYALETGSNYIRSGRYKKVLIVAGDNMTSITDYTDRTTCPLFGDACGAVLLEPTTEDFGVIDTILKTDGVGLPHLQMKAGGSAYPATHETIDKHQHYVYQEGKVVFKYAVSYMADASAEIMQRNGLTNEDVDWFVPHQANLRIIDAAAKRMELPIEKVMINIEKYGNTSAGTIPICLWEWEDKLKKGDNIILAAFGAGFTWGSIYLKWGYDGKKA; this comes from the coding sequence ATGGATAAAATCAATGCGGTAATAACAGGAATCGGGGGATTTGTACCAGAAGATGTGTTGACTAACAGCGATATTTCAAAGATGGTCGACACAAGTGAAGAGTGGATAATGACCCGTGTCGGGATTAAAGAACGCCGAATTCTCCGTGGCGAAGGTTTAGGTACTTCCTATATGGGAATACAGGCAGTTAATCAACTGTTTAAAAAAACCGGCGTAAAACCGGAAGAGATCGAGGTGTTGCTTTGCGCTACCACTACTCCTGATTATCATTTTCCAACTTCTGCTTCAATCATTGCTTACAATACCGGTTGTAACAATGCCTTTACATTTGATGTACAAGGAGCATGCGCCGGATTTTTATATGCCCTGGAAACCGGATCGAATTACATTCGTTCGGGAAGGTATAAAAAGGTATTGATTGTTGCTGGTGATAACATGACATCCATTACGGATTATACAGATCGTACCACCTGTCCTTTGTTTGGTGATGCCTGCGGAGCAGTGCTGCTTGAACCTACAACGGAAGATTTCGGTGTGATCGATACAATCCTGAAGACCGATGGCGTTGGATTACCGCACTTGCAGATGAAGGCCGGAGGTTCTGCCTATCCAGCCACGCATGAGACAATAGACAAGCACCAGCACTATGTCTACCAGGAGGGTAAAGTTGTGTTTAAATATGCTGTTTCTTACATGGCGGATGCTTCGGCCGAAATCATGCAAAGAAATGGTCTCACAAATGAAGATGTGGATTGGTTTGTACCTCATCAGGCGAACCTGCGCATCATTGATGCCGCAGCCAAACGAATGGAGCTGCCAATCGAAAAGGTAATGATTAATATAGAAAAATATGGTAATACGAGTGCCGGTACCATTCCAATTTGTTTATGGGAATGGGAAGACAAGCTGAAGAAGGGGGATAACATAATCCTTGCTGCTTTCGGTGCAGGCTTCACCTGGGGCTCGATCTACCTCAAATGGGGATATGATGGAAAAAAAGCATAA
- the rpmF gene encoding 50S ribosomal protein L32, producing the protein MAHPKRRQSKTRTAKRRTHDKAVTPTMAICPNCGAWHIYHTVCGECGYYRGKLAIEKEAAV; encoded by the coding sequence ATGGCACATCCTAAAAGAAGACAATCGAAAACAAGAACAGCCAAGAGAAGAACTCACGACAAGGCTGTTACTCCTACAATGGCTATTTGCCCTAACTGTGGCGCATGGCATATTTACCATACTGTATGCGGCGAATGCGGATACTACAGAGGTAAATTAGCTATCGAAAAAGAAGCTGCAGTATAA
- a CDS encoding YceD family protein, which yields MGKFDLYKVELKNLSPGVHEYEYFLENKFFVDIDGDEVQKGKVKVNLTVKRTSMVFDMNFQLEGIVYVPCDRCLDDMELPVSTQNKLVVKFGKEYAEESEEIVIIPEEEGEINLAWFIYEFIALAIPMKHIHAPGKCNKAMSSKLKKHTARRADDEDEFDEEAADEIVVDDDAADMPSDPRWDALKGLVENDNN from the coding sequence TTGGGAAAATTTGATTTATATAAAGTAGAATTAAAGAACCTCTCCCCGGGAGTACATGAATACGAGTACTTTCTGGAGAATAAGTTTTTTGTGGACATTGACGGAGACGAAGTCCAGAAGGGCAAAGTGAAGGTAAACCTCACGGTAAAACGTACGTCGATGGTGTTTGATATGAACTTTCAGCTGGAGGGTATTGTTTATGTTCCGTGCGACAGATGTCTGGACGACATGGAACTCCCCGTTAGCACTCAGAACAAGCTTGTCGTTAAGTTTGGAAAAGAATATGCCGAAGAAAGCGAAGAGATCGTAATTATTCCTGAAGAGGAAGGCGAAATCAACCTGGCATGGTTTATTTATGAATTCATTGCCCTGGCAATTCCGATGAAACATATACATGCTCCCGGAAAATGTAATAAGGCGATGTCTTCTAAACTTAAAAAACACACAGCCAGAAGAGCTGATGATGAAGACGAGTTTGACGAAGAAGCGGCAGATGAGATCGTAGTTGACGACGATGCAGCCGATATGCCTTCGGATCCGCGCTGGGATGCACTGAAAGGATTGGTAGAGAATGATAACAATTAA
- a CDS encoding sensor histidine kinase, with the protein MSSIYDSRQRLKYIFIVTAVLIAIASVVVSDSLIKNLANEERQKIEVWAEATRVMTNENPSLDMNLILKIIQGNTSIPVVLCDEQDRVLSYNNIQVPENEPETYLKEVVKKLKHKNDPIVVDMEDGTYQYIYYDDSIILKRLLIYPYAQLTVVFIFILIAFLALASTKKAEQNKVWVGLSKETAHQLGTPISSLIAWIEYLKSKEIDASYLNEMEKDVKRLETIADRFSKIGSDPKPEAVDICLSLQQALDYMNTRISQKVKIETQFPASPVLVLMNESLFAWVVENLTKNAVDAMEGQGEIVFRVEDRKTNVRIDITDTGKGIPKSKFKTVFNPGYTTKQRGWGLGLSLVKRIVESYHGGKIYVKSSEPGKGTTFRIELRKFKA; encoded by the coding sequence ATGAGCAGCATTTACGATTCCCGTCAGCGTCTTAAATATATTTTTATCGTTACAGCCGTACTGATTGCCATCGCTTCGGTGGTGGTATCCGATTCTCTTATTAAGAATCTTGCCAACGAAGAACGCCAGAAAATTGAGGTCTGGGCGGAGGCAACGCGGGTTATGACCAACGAGAATCCGAGTCTGGATATGAACCTGATTTTGAAAATTATCCAGGGAAATACCTCCATCCCGGTTGTGCTGTGCGACGAACAAGACCGGGTTTTATCCTACAATAATATACAGGTTCCGGAAAATGAGCCGGAAACTTACCTGAAAGAGGTGGTAAAAAAGTTAAAGCATAAGAACGACCCCATTGTGGTTGATATGGAAGACGGAACCTATCAGTATATCTATTACGACGACTCCATTATCCTGAAAAGACTGCTTATCTATCCGTATGCCCAGCTTACCGTTGTCTTTATATTTATCCTGATTGCCTTCCTGGCATTGGCCAGCACGAAGAAAGCCGAACAGAACAAGGTGTGGGTGGGATTGTCGAAGGAAACGGCCCATCAACTGGGTACACCTATCTCGTCGCTTATTGCCTGGATAGAATACCTTAAGTCGAAAGAAATCGACGCATCCTATTTAAATGAGATGGAAAAAGATGTAAAGCGGCTCGAGACCATTGCCGACCGCTTTTCAAAAATAGGCTCCGATCCTAAACCGGAGGCTGTTGATATCTGCCTGTCCTTACAGCAGGCACTGGACTATATGAATACACGCATCTCCCAAAAAGTAAAAATTGAAACCCAATTTCCGGCATCTCCTGTTTTGGTTCTTATGAACGAATCGCTTTTTGCCTGGGTGGTCGAAAACCTTACCAAGAATGCTGTGGACGCCATGGAAGGGCAGGGCGAGATCGTTTTCAGGGTGGAAGACCGTAAAACAAATGTAAGGATAGATATCACCGATACAGGAAAAGGGATTCCAAAGTCCAAATTCAAAACCGTCTTCAATCCCGGCTACACAACCAAACAGAGGGGATGGGGTCTGGGCCTGTCGTTGGTTAAAAGAATTGTTGAATCTTACCACGGTGGAAAGATTTATGTAAAAAGTTCCGAACCCGGTAAAGGCACCACTTTCCGCATAGAATTAAGGAAGTTCAAAGCTTAA
- a CDS encoding DUF5040 domain-containing protein has translation MNKNVILLLFTLLFSLATRAEVKPDSTSIKILLTGASFAEKSNSWFEMGCEQLGAIPLNRAKGGEAIANTANRMYEGVLYTKEELEEIDAFVIMQVHNRDVYEDSQIKPAYTDYQMPIDRSNYAAAYDYVIKRYLSDCYNLKFDKNSRYYGSLTGKPALVVLCTDWHDARTLYNESVRKLAAKWGFPLVEFDKYAGFSKNQLHPVTGAQTSLIYSTDKQVIDGVTYGWHPLRGRHQPVQQRMAAVFADLMHKLLLVK, from the coding sequence ATGAATAAAAATGTTATTTTATTACTCTTTACGCTTCTTTTTTCATTAGCCACCCGTGCCGAGGTAAAACCAGATTCAACCTCGATTAAAATATTACTTACCGGTGCATCATTTGCCGAAAAGTCAAATTCATGGTTTGAAATGGGATGCGAACAATTAGGAGCTATCCCGTTGAACCGGGCAAAAGGGGGAGAGGCCATTGCTAATACCGCCAACAGAATGTACGAGGGTGTTTTGTATACAAAAGAAGAACTGGAGGAGATAGACGCATTTGTGATTATGCAGGTGCATAACAGGGATGTGTACGAAGATTCGCAGATAAAGCCGGCCTATACCGATTATCAGATGCCTATCGATCGTTCCAACTATGCGGCAGCCTACGATTATGTAATAAAGCGTTACCTATCTGATTGCTATAATCTAAAATTCGACAAGAATTCGCGTTATTACGGATCGCTAACAGGCAAGCCTGCGTTGGTTGTATTGTGTACCGACTGGCACGATGCCCGTACCCTGTACAACGAATCTGTACGCAAACTGGCTGCCAAATGGGGATTCCCTTTGGTGGAATTTGATAAGTATGCGGGTTTTTCGAAGAATCAGCTTCATCCGGTTACCGGAGCGCAGACCAGTCTTATCTATTCTACAGATAAACAGGTGATAGACGGTGTTACCTACGGATGGCATCCTTTGCGCGGAAGACATCAGCCGGTTCAGCAGCGTATGGCAGCTGTTTTTGCCGATCTTATGCATAAACTCCTGTTAGTTAAATAA
- a CDS encoding SusC/RagA family TonB-linked outer membrane protein translates to MNINKQLKDIKLQNKLKLLLLLSFTNLYLSYANPAESLYTHRLNLDKESITNQQNRKITGKIVDSNGEAIIGANIIVKESNNGTVTDINGEFAIENINDNDIIQISYIGYIKQEIKLQSKSHYEIKLISDNQNLEEVVVVGYGTQRKKELTGSVTSLKSDEIIKIATNSFTNSLQGKIPGVQISQSSGAPGAGSSVRIRGVGTTGANEPLYVIDGLPIGGSNMSISGSSDNISGLSIVNPNDIESIEVLKDAAAAAIYGARAANGVILITTKRGSEGLAKINYNSYIALEELWKKPDFLNAREFATLANELFANSNMEANPEFSNPESLGKGTDWIDAIFQTGFTQNHDLSVSGGTKNTKASLSLGYLDQDGTMIETWYKRYTGRLTLDLVANNYLKFGSSLAFTNTQAKGQRNNELRVGIFNLAQQMYPNLGINDVIDGSTAYYTSQADNPVLRAKSIDNRMENLRLYGNSFAELEIFKGLKLRSTIGLDSYNTKNTSWEPKVQRGHYRNLQARLTDQNNRGFNWVLENTLSYSGVFDKHRISALVGQTAQKNRQDYLSSVGKEYINETIQVIDGSKSSERTTSGTKSEYTLASYLGRINYSLNDRYLFSLSIRRDGSSNFGPNNKWGVFPSTSIGWNISEEEFMKNLKFIYSLKLRGSWGQLGNDNIGAFGYYSTVRIGNNADNYILGKNQGLITGASILRPGNPDLKWEASEQLNIGMDASFFNGKLTANVDYYVKETKDMLISLPVSFEAGFQSAPSINGGSISNKGLELTMGFREKIGDLNWSISGNLSSVSNKVTSLGIGLPITGSSVSSYISLPATYTEVGEEVGYFKGYIVDGIYQSDSDVDLEFQPNAKAGDFKFRDINNDGVLTDEDKTKIGSPWPNFTYGANIDLEYKGFDFNLSITGVSGNDIFNANKINTYPMKYFGGSGVVNASKNILNRWTPGSGRNEIPRLIYNDANGNYGNSSTFYVEDGSFMRIRNITLGYTIPKNIITTQIVTSCRLYISVQNLFTFTNYSGFDPEVSSSNPINSGIDDGVYPVPRTFLAGINLSF, encoded by the coding sequence ATGAATATAAACAAGCAATTAAAGGATATAAAATTGCAGAATAAACTCAAGTTACTTTTACTATTATCATTTACCAATTTATATCTATCTTATGCAAATCCAGCGGAATCGTTATATACACATCGATTAAATCTTGACAAGGAGAGCATTACAAATCAACAAAATCGCAAAATAACTGGGAAAATAGTTGACAGCAATGGAGAGGCTATTATAGGAGCAAATATTATTGTAAAAGAATCAAATAATGGAACTGTAACTGACATTAATGGAGAATTTGCGATAGAAAACATCAATGATAATGATATAATTCAAATCTCATATATAGGATATATTAAACAAGAAATCAAGCTCCAATCTAAATCTCATTATGAGATCAAATTAATTAGTGATAATCAGAATTTAGAAGAAGTTGTAGTTGTTGGTTATGGAACTCAACGAAAAAAAGAATTAACGGGATCTGTGACATCCCTTAAGTCTGATGAAATAATAAAAATAGCTACAAATTCGTTCACAAATTCTTTACAAGGAAAAATTCCTGGGGTTCAAATTAGTCAATCAAGTGGAGCGCCTGGAGCAGGAAGTTCAGTAAGAATACGTGGAGTTGGCACAACAGGAGCTAATGAACCTTTATATGTAATTGACGGACTCCCTATTGGAGGGTCAAATATGTCTATTAGTGGAAGTAGTGATAATATTAGTGGATTGTCTATTGTCAATCCGAATGACATCGAATCAATTGAAGTTCTTAAAGATGCAGCAGCTGCAGCGATATATGGAGCAAGAGCTGCAAATGGAGTTATTCTTATCACAACGAAAAGAGGTAGCGAAGGTCTGGCAAAAATCAACTATAACTCTTATATTGCACTTGAAGAATTATGGAAGAAACCTGATTTCTTAAATGCAAGAGAATTCGCCACATTAGCAAATGAACTTTTTGCTAATAGTAATATGGAAGCAAATCCAGAATTTTCCAACCCCGAATCGCTAGGTAAAGGAACTGATTGGATAGACGCTATATTTCAAACTGGATTTACTCAAAACCATGATTTGTCTGTATCTGGAGGGACTAAAAATACAAAAGCCTCATTATCCTTAGGATACTTAGATCAAGACGGAACAATGATTGAAACTTGGTATAAAAGATATACTGGAAGATTAACTCTTGATTTGGTTGCGAATAATTATTTGAAATTCGGATCTTCATTAGCATTTACTAACACCCAGGCAAAGGGTCAAAGAAACAATGAACTTAGAGTTGGAATTTTCAACTTAGCACAACAAATGTATCCTAATTTAGGAATTAATGATGTTATTGATGGTTCAACAGCTTATTATACTTCTCAAGCAGACAATCCCGTCTTACGTGCTAAATCAATAGACAATAGAATGGAAAACTTAAGATTGTATGGAAATTCATTTGCTGAATTAGAAATATTTAAGGGATTAAAATTGCGATCTACTATTGGCCTCGATAGTTATAATACAAAAAATACTTCTTGGGAACCTAAGGTCCAAAGAGGACATTACAGAAATCTACAGGCAAGATTAACCGATCAAAATAATAGAGGATTTAATTGGGTTCTAGAAAACACATTGAGTTATTCTGGAGTTTTCGACAAACATCGTATTTCTGCATTAGTTGGACAAACAGCCCAAAAAAATAGACAGGACTATTTATCATCTGTTGGAAAAGAATATATTAATGAAACAATACAAGTTATTGATGGTAGTAAGTCGAGCGAAAGAACAACATCTGGCACAAAATCTGAATATACTTTAGCATCATATCTTGGTCGTATTAATTATTCATTAAACGATAGATATTTATTCTCTTTAAGTATAAGAAGAGATGGTTCATCAAACTTTGGACCAAATAACAAATGGGGCGTATTTCCCTCAACATCAATTGGCTGGAATATTTCTGAAGAAGAATTTATGAAGAATCTAAAATTTATTTATTCTTTAAAACTTCGTGGAAGTTGGGGGCAGTTAGGCAATGATAATATTGGAGCATTTGGATATTACAGCACTGTAAGAATTGGAAACAATGCAGATAATTATATATTAGGTAAAAATCAAGGTCTAATAACAGGTGCATCTATATTAAGGCCAGGGAACCCTGATTTAAAATGGGAGGCAAGTGAACAATTAAATATTGGGATGGATGCCTCATTCTTTAATGGAAAACTAACAGCTAATGTAGATTACTACGTGAAGGAGACCAAAGATATGCTTATATCTCTTCCTGTTTCTTTCGAAGCAGGCTTCCAATCAGCACCTTCAATTAACGGAGGTAGCATAAGCAATAAAGGGCTTGAACTTACTATGGGATTTAGAGAAAAAATAGGTGATTTAAATTGGAGTATATCTGGTAATCTTTCATCAGTAAGTAATAAGGTGACAAGCCTAGGTATTGGATTGCCTATTACTGGAAGTAGCGTTTCAAGTTATATTAGCTTACCTGCTACTTATACTGAAGTCGGAGAAGAAGTTGGATATTTTAAAGGATACATTGTTGATGGAATATATCAATCTGATTCAGATGTTGACCTAGAATTTCAACCAAATGCAAAGGCTGGTGATTTTAAATTTAGGGATATAAACAATGATGGAGTTCTTACAGACGAGGATAAAACTAAAATTGGAAGTCCATGGCCTAATTTTACATATGGTGCGAATATTGATTTAGAATATAAAGGTTTTGATTTTAACTTATCAATAACCGGAGTCTCTGGAAATGATATTTTTAACGCAAACAAAATAAACACCTATCCCATGAAATACTTTGGTGGATCGGGAGTTGTAAATGCTTCAAAGAATATTTTAAATAGATGGACCCCAGGCAGTGGTCGGAATGAAATTCCTCGATTAATTTATAATGATGCTAATGGGAATTACGGTAATAGCTCTACATTCTACGTCGAAGATGGAAGCTTTATGCGCATAAGAAATATAACATTAGGATACACAATCCCAAAGAATATTATAACTACTCAAATTGTCACTTCTTGTAGATTATATATTAGTGTCCAAAATCTATTTACATTTACTAATTATTCAGGATTCGACCCTGAGGTAAGTTCTTCAAATCCAATAAACTCAGGTATAGATGACGGAGTGTACCCTGTTCCTCGGACGTTCCTAGCAGGTATAAACTTAAGTTTCTAA
- a CDS encoding RagB/SusD family nutrient uptake outer membrane protein, with protein MKPINNFLIFIFLILTFSSCGDDFLSLSSKDTVTESAFFITQEDAYSALAGVYATLQNEATFTNVRNAADIEWAITGDLYEMDRSANRIELHSLRFPASNTILRDIYQNSYLGISRANVVVDKISKSPISQETKDQIIGQALFIRGLYYYNLVHFFGGVPLITTPLSASDDLQLPRNSADEVWDQVEKDMIDASSLLPIKWDNDIDKGRVTKTSAWGFLVKAFLWREKWDDAIIYSEKIVSSGQHSLIETGFRDIFREENENNAEMVFSTQFSTLQGEQNNLVARTAPRGAPSKYTGPAAWSNFVPNRHWVNAMEKNTDNTIKDDRYSVILGPTEIHPENGYQLPAVPPAGMTKTGYIVTKYWFMPPIQNSGINAPILRYSEVLLNYAEALNEKGKSDDAMRLVNQVRIRAKLEPKSVNLSKELVLDAIFEERRFEFIWEPTGGFNDLNRRGRFIEFIKKNRPDFQELGIDAKPWLHTKPILFPIPTEAWTKNRALVQNPHYTF; from the coding sequence ATGAAACCTATAAATAATTTTTTAATTTTTATATTTTTGATTTTAACATTTAGCTCCTGCGGTGATGACTTTTTATCTTTATCATCAAAAGATACAGTTACAGAAAGTGCATTTTTTATTACACAAGAAGATGCTTATTCTGCATTAGCTGGTGTGTATGCAACTTTGCAGAATGAAGCAACTTTTACAAATGTGCGAAATGCGGCTGACATCGAATGGGCAATTACTGGCGATTTATATGAAATGGATAGAAGTGCTAATCGAATTGAATTGCACTCATTACGTTTTCCTGCAAGCAATACGATTTTACGTGATATATATCAAAATTCATATTTAGGCATTAGTAGGGCAAATGTGGTTGTTGATAAGATATCAAAATCTCCTATTAGTCAAGAAACAAAAGATCAAATTATTGGACAAGCCCTTTTTATTCGAGGTCTCTATTACTATAATCTTGTTCATTTCTTTGGCGGAGTTCCATTGATTACAACACCTCTTTCAGCCTCTGATGATCTTCAGTTACCAAGAAATTCAGCAGATGAAGTCTGGGATCAAGTAGAAAAAGACATGATAGATGCTTCATCTTTATTACCTATTAAATGGGACAATGACATTGATAAAGGAAGAGTTACAAAAACTTCCGCATGGGGTTTTCTAGTTAAAGCATTCCTTTGGAGAGAAAAGTGGGATGATGCTATAATTTATAGCGAAAAAATAGTATCTTCTGGGCAACATTCGTTAATTGAAACAGGATTTCGAGATATTTTTAGAGAAGAAAATGAGAACAATGCAGAGATGGTATTTTCTACTCAATTTAGTACTTTGCAAGGAGAACAAAATAATTTAGTTGCAAGAACTGCTCCACGAGGAGCTCCTTCAAAATACACTGGTCCTGCTGCTTGGAGTAATTTTGTACCAAATAGACATTGGGTAAATGCTATGGAAAAAAACACAGACAATACTATAAAAGATGATCGTTATTCTGTAATTCTAGGCCCAACAGAGATTCATCCCGAAAATGGATATCAATTACCAGCTGTTCCTCCTGCTGGGATGACAAAAACAGGCTATATAGTAACAAAATACTGGTTTATGCCCCCAATACAAAATTCAGGAATAAACGCTCCAATACTTAGATATTCAGAGGTATTGCTAAATTATGCAGAAGCTCTAAATGAAAAAGGAAAATCCGATGATGCCATGAGATTGGTTAATCAAGTAAGAATTAGAGCTAAATTAGAACCCAAATCGGTTAATCTATCGAAAGAACTTGTGCTTGATGCAATTTTTGAAGAAAGACGTTTTGAATTTATTTGGGAGCCGACAGGAGGCTTTAATGATTTGAACAGAAGAGGACGATTCATTGAATTTATCAAGAAAAACAGACCTGACTTCCAAGAATTAGGCATTGATGCCAAGCCATGGTTACATACAAAACCTATTTTATTCCCTATCCCAACTGAAGCTTGGACTAAGAATAGAGCTTTAGTACAAAACCCTCATTATACATTCTAG
- a CDS encoding sialidase, with protein sequence MKQPCITFLLAIITVTPNLCSQESLSNKDRAWRHIESCFTPPARFRDSVGDYRSALRFYNGDTVANPTEWKSRRNEIVAKWNAMLGVWPPLIENNNLQIISKVLREDFIQYTVRFRWTPNEFTTGYLLVPVGEGKKPAVITVFYEPETAIGLSDKPNRDFAYQLVKRGFITLSIGTKEASEAKTYALFYPELNHATIQPLSVLAYAAANAWDALSRFPDVDSTRIGIVGHSFGGKWAMFASCLFDKFACAAWSDPGIVFDETRESVNYWEPYYLGYHPQPWRPRGVISKDNPAKGLYPELRKKGFDLHELHALMAPRPFLVSGGSEDPDERWIPLNRTIEVYRLLGYENRVGMSNRPDHSPTIASNEVIYSFFEYFLK encoded by the coding sequence ATGAAACAACCTTGCATAACCTTTTTACTAGCCATAATTACAGTTACCCCTAATCTTTGTTCACAGGAAAGTCTTTCAAATAAGGATAGGGCATGGAGGCATATAGAATCCTGTTTTACACCTCCTGCCCGGTTCAGGGACAGCGTGGGTGATTATCGGTCGGCGTTACGGTTCTATAATGGAGATACGGTTGCCAACCCCACGGAATGGAAAAGCCGCAGGAATGAAATCGTAGCGAAATGGAATGCCATGCTGGGAGTGTGGCCGCCATTGATTGAAAATAACAACCTGCAGATTATCAGCAAGGTGTTACGTGAAGACTTTATACAGTATACAGTGCGCTTCCGGTGGACCCCGAATGAATTTACCACAGGCTACCTGCTTGTGCCCGTTGGGGAAGGGAAAAAACCGGCCGTGATTACTGTTTTCTATGAGCCGGAAACGGCCATCGGACTGAGCGATAAACCGAACCGTGATTTTGCTTACCAGCTTGTGAAAAGGGGATTTATCACCCTTTCCATCGGGACCAAAGAGGCCTCCGAAGCAAAAACATATGCACTGTTCTATCCTGAATTAAACCATGCAACCATCCAGCCTCTGTCTGTGCTGGCCTATGCCGCTGCAAACGCATGGGATGCATTGTCACGGTTTCCCGATGTAGATTCTACACGTATCGGAATTGTTGGTCATTCCTTCGGTGGCAAATGGGCGATGTTTGCCTCTTGTCTGTTCGATAAATTTGCCTGTGCTGCCTGGTCGGACCCCGGTATTGTATTTGACGAAACAAGGGAATCTGTAAACTACTGGGAGCCTTACTATCTGGGTTACCACCCGCAGCCCTGGAGGCCAAGAGGCGTTATAAGTAAAGATAATCCGGCCAAGGGATTGTATCCCGAGTTGAGGAAAAAGGGCTTCGATCTGCATGAATTACATGCCTTGATGGCCCCAAGACCTTTCTTGGTTTCAGGAGGTTCGGAAGATCCGGATGAACGTTGGATTCCTTTAAACAGAACGATTGAAGTGTATCGATTGCTGGGCTATGAAAACAGGGTAGGGATGAGTAACAGGCCGGATCATTCTCCAACAATCGCATCAAACGAGGTTATTTACTCTTTTTTCGAATACTTCTTAAAATAG